The following are encoded together in the Streptomyces sp. NBC_00358 genome:
- the cutA gene encoding divalent-cation tolerance protein CutA, with protein MELPACLTVLTTTDAAEKAGELARGAVAARVAACAQISGPVTSVYRWEGAVRTDSEWQIQFKTTVARYPALEAYLLDAHGYDTPEIIATPVVAGSPDYLRWLEEETAP; from the coding sequence ATGGAACTGCCGGCCTGCCTGACCGTCCTGACCACGACGGACGCGGCGGAGAAGGCGGGGGAGCTGGCCCGTGGCGCGGTGGCGGCGCGGGTCGCGGCCTGCGCGCAGATCTCGGGGCCGGTCACCTCCGTCTACCGCTGGGAGGGCGCCGTACGGACCGACTCCGAGTGGCAGATCCAGTTCAAGACGACCGTGGCGCGCTACCCCGCGCTGGAGGCGTATCTCCTGGACGCCCACGGCTACGACACACCCGAGATCATCGCGACCCCGGTCGTGGCGGGGAGCCCGGACTATCTGCGCTGGCTGGAGGAGGAGACGGCCCCTTGA
- a CDS encoding M4 family metallopeptidase: MSRIRHIRGSSLATAGAAVTTATLLAAALAPAANAEARPTRDTAIENAVSALVAHATDLGLTSAQHTSVRDVVVDKDGTQHVRYDRTYRELPVLGGDFVVHLAPDGAYRGANRATRKAISLTSVTPELSGAKAAGLAVNALRAANPGETLRKVTAKPRLVVDALHGTPRLAWRTDAVARDPLGNPVARTVLTDARSGARIDAWDSVETAAGDGDSLYSGTVPLETTASGSTYQLKDPTRGNTYTGDAANKTDLCIFGICISRAPATLFTDADNHWGTGATSDRSSAAVDAQYGTDETWDYYKNVHGRNGIAGDGKGSYNRVHYGTNYNNAFWDDSCFCMTYGDGDGSTFGPLVALDVAGHEMSHGVTSKTAALTYSGESGGLNEATSDIFGTMVEWYADNASDPGDYLIGEKIVRPGFGRPALRFMDKPSKDGNSADCWSSSVGNLDVHYSSGVANHFAYLLSEGSGAKTVNGVAYDSPTCNGATVNGIGHDKVGKIWYRALTVYMTSSTNYAGARTATLNAAKDLYGAGSTEHEAVAAAWSAVSVG; this comes from the coding sequence ATGAGTCGAATACGGCACATCCGAGGTTCCTCTCTCGCCACCGCCGGAGCGGCCGTGACGACGGCCACCCTGCTGGCCGCCGCGCTCGCCCCCGCCGCGAACGCCGAAGCCCGGCCGACCCGGGACACCGCGATCGAGAACGCGGTCTCGGCGCTGGTGGCCCACGCCACGGACCTGGGCCTCACCTCGGCGCAGCACACCTCCGTCCGGGACGTCGTCGTCGACAAGGACGGCACCCAGCATGTGCGGTACGACCGGACGTACCGCGAACTCCCGGTTCTCGGCGGTGACTTCGTGGTTCATCTGGCCCCGGACGGTGCCTACCGCGGCGCGAACCGCGCGACGAGGAAGGCCATTTCGCTGACGAGTGTCACCCCCGAGCTGTCCGGAGCGAAGGCGGCCGGTCTGGCGGTGAACGCGCTGCGCGCCGCCAACCCCGGTGAGACGCTGAGGAAGGTGACGGCGAAGCCACGGCTGGTCGTCGACGCCCTGCACGGCACTCCGAGGCTCGCCTGGCGCACCGACGCGGTGGCCCGGGACCCGCTCGGCAACCCGGTCGCCCGCACGGTCCTGACCGACGCCCGCAGCGGCGCGCGGATCGACGCGTGGGACAGCGTCGAGACGGCGGCGGGCGACGGCGACTCGCTCTACAGCGGCACCGTTCCGCTGGAGACGACGGCCTCCGGATCGACGTACCAGCTGAAGGACCCGACGCGCGGGAACACGTACACCGGCGACGCGGCGAACAAGACGGACCTGTGCATCTTCGGGATCTGCATCAGCCGGGCGCCCGCGACACTCTTCACCGACGCGGACAACCACTGGGGCACCGGGGCGACTTCGGACCGCTCCTCCGCCGCGGTGGACGCGCAGTACGGCACCGACGAGACGTGGGACTACTACAAGAACGTCCACGGCAGGAACGGCATCGCGGGCGACGGCAAGGGGTCGTACAACCGCGTGCACTACGGCACCAACTACAACAACGCCTTCTGGGACGACAGTTGCTTCTGCATGACGTACGGGGACGGTGACGGCTCGACGTTCGGGCCGCTGGTCGCACTGGACGTCGCCGGGCACGAGATGTCGCACGGCGTGACCTCGAAGACGGCCGCGCTGACGTACTCGGGCGAGTCCGGCGGCCTGAACGAGGCCACGTCCGACATCTTCGGCACCATGGTGGAGTGGTACGCGGACAACGCCTCGGACCCGGGTGACTACCTGATCGGCGAGAAGATCGTCCGCCCCGGTTTCGGCAGGCCCGCGCTCCGCTTCATGGACAAGCCCTCCAAGGACGGCAACTCGGCCGACTGCTGGAGCAGTTCGGTCGGCAACCTCGACGTCCACTACTCCTCCGGCGTCGCCAACCACTTCGCCTATCTTCTCTCCGAGGGCAGCGGCGCGAAGACGGTCAACGGGGTCGCCTACGACTCCCCCACCTGCAACGGCGCCACGGTCAACGGCATCGGCCACGACAAGGTCGGCAAGATCTGGTACCGCGCGCTGACGGTCTACATGACCTCGTCGACCAACTACGCGGGCGCGCGCACCGCCACGCTGAACGCGGCCAAGGACCTGTACGGAGCGGGCAGCACCGAGCACGAGGCCGTGGCGGCGGCCTGGTCGGCGGTCTCCGTGGGCTGA
- a CDS encoding gamma-glutamylcyclotransferase family protein, whose amino-acid sequence MSRPSSFGEAELPFFVYGTLRPGEHNHDLFLRGRTRSEEPARMRGLSLYAGPGYPYAVEEPGGVVSGELVTALSGAYRELLAALDELEEYTPGDPRNLYERVVREAVRGDGRTAVRAWVYVAAPAVASRLRTDGKPVENGDWHGDGGDTPARRPG is encoded by the coding sequence TTGAGCCGCCCGAGCTCCTTCGGTGAAGCGGAACTGCCCTTCTTCGTCTACGGCACCCTGCGCCCCGGCGAGCACAACCACGACCTGTTCCTGCGCGGCCGGACCCGGTCCGAGGAGCCCGCACGGATGCGCGGGCTCTCGCTGTACGCGGGGCCCGGATACCCGTACGCCGTCGAGGAACCCGGCGGCGTGGTGAGCGGCGAACTCGTGACCGCGCTCTCCGGGGCGTACCGGGAACTCCTCGCGGCACTGGACGAGTTGGAGGAGTACACGCCGGGCGATCCGCGCAACCTGTACGAGCGGGTCGTGCGCGAGGCCGTGCGAGGGGACGGCCGCACGGCCGTACGGGCCTGGGTGTACGTTGCCGCCCCCGCGGTCGCCTCCCGCCTGCGCACCGACGGCAAGCCGGTCGAGAACGGTGACTGGCACGGCGACGGGGGAGACACCCCGGCGCGCCGGCCCGGCTGA